Proteins from one Gimesia maris genomic window:
- a CDS encoding DUF1501 domain-containing protein: protein MHCGKFRQQYTRREILKQCANGFGAAALTALLQDRAFASESTGKTHFPPQAKNVIFLYMDGGPSQVDTFDPKPMLSKFNGKSPGDFFKVEATQFDNVGKVLESPWKFKPYGESGIPVSDLFPQIGSCIDDMAVIRSVVSQFPEHTFANYFLHTGSGLQGRPSMGAWVNYGLGSECQDLPGFVVINGGLIPPGGLDCFNSGFLPASFQGSIFKPGGSGIANVERQEKSGQTQIQKLKLMQQLDLLKQQQTGVHDEIESAISNYELAYKMQMAIPDLMTFNSESKATLDLYGFNAEYAPTRTYGAECLLARRLVERGVRFVELTCPNVKGDRWDQHSNLKRDHENNARAVDQPIAGLLKDLKQRGLLESTLVIWGGEFGRTPFAQGKNGRDHNPFGFTMWMAGGGIKGGMTYGATDDWGYKVVENRVEIHDIHATMLHLLGLEHTRSTFRFGGRDMRLTDVHGHVIHDIIA from the coding sequence GATTCTCAAGCAGTGCGCGAACGGCTTCGGTGCAGCCGCACTCACTGCCCTGCTGCAGGATCGTGCCTTCGCCAGTGAATCAACGGGAAAAACACACTTCCCACCTCAAGCAAAAAACGTCATTTTCCTGTACATGGACGGCGGTCCTTCGCAGGTAGACACCTTCGATCCCAAACCGATGCTGTCAAAATTTAATGGCAAAAGTCCCGGCGACTTCTTCAAAGTCGAGGCCACCCAGTTTGATAACGTCGGCAAAGTCCTGGAGAGTCCCTGGAAGTTTAAACCATACGGCGAGAGTGGTATCCCGGTCAGCGACCTGTTTCCCCAGATTGGCTCCTGTATTGATGACATGGCCGTCATTCGCTCGGTCGTCTCGCAATTTCCGGAGCATACCTTTGCCAACTACTTCCTGCATACAGGCAGTGGACTGCAGGGACGTCCCAGCATGGGCGCCTGGGTGAATTACGGACTGGGTAGCGAATGTCAGGACCTGCCCGGCTTTGTCGTGATCAATGGCGGCCTGATCCCTCCCGGTGGACTGGATTGTTTTAACAGCGGTTTTCTCCCTGCCAGCTTTCAGGGCTCTATCTTCAAACCGGGGGGCAGTGGCATCGCCAATGTGGAACGACAGGAAAAATCCGGTCAGACCCAAATTCAGAAGCTCAAACTGATGCAGCAGCTGGATCTGCTCAAACAGCAGCAGACCGGCGTCCATGATGAAATCGAATCCGCGATTTCCAATTATGAACTCGCTTATAAAATGCAGATGGCCATCCCCGACCTGATGACATTCAACAGCGAAAGCAAAGCCACGCTGGACCTGTATGGTTTCAATGCAGAGTATGCCCCCACACGCACTTACGGTGCGGAGTGCCTGCTCGCCCGGAGACTCGTCGAACGCGGAGTCCGCTTCGTGGAGTTGACCTGCCCGAATGTCAAAGGGGATCGCTGGGATCAGCACAGTAATCTGAAACGGGATCATGAAAATAACGCCCGCGCCGTCGATCAACCGATCGCCGGACTGCTGAAAGATCTGAAACAGCGCGGACTGCTGGAATCGACCCTGGTCATCTGGGGGGGCGAGTTCGGCAGAACCCCCTTTGCGCAAGGCAAGAACGGGCGGGATCATAATCCGTTCGGCTTTACCATGTGGATGGCCGGCGGAGGCATTAAGGGAGGCATGACCTATGGCGCCACCGATGACTGGGGCTACAAAGTCGTCGAAAATCGCGTCGAAATTCACGACATTCATGCGACAATGCTGCACCTGCTGGGACTGGAGCATACCAGGTCCACGTTCCGTTTTGGAGGTCGTGACATGCGTCTGACTGACGTGCATGGCCATGTGATCCACGACATCATCGCTTAA
- a CDS encoding PQQ-binding-like beta-propeller repeat protein, protein MCLVFSAGQLRAEDWPAFRGPLGNGISQETDVPLKWSAEENILWKAPLPAPGNSSPIVSNGKVFITCAENEGRKRSLYCFDRTSGKQLWVRSVEPDKVMPTHKTNNYCGSTPAADGKRVVVWHSSAGLYCYDFAGKELWHRSLGEFEHIWGYGASPVLHAGKIILHCGPGKRVFMTALDLESGKTLWETNEPVAGDGQYNDQRKYMGSWSTPVIANVNGQTLIICSMALRVNAYEPTSGKIIWSCEGLHGKKGDLAYTSPVLANKICVAMGGFNGPAIGFRMQGSGNITDAQRLWLKEPNPQRISTGIFTNGHLFMANAGPNLFQCLNPATGEIVWQERSGGAACWGSMVLADKHLYVTDQNGTTHVFQPSTAGLEKVAENPLKERSNSTPAVSDGQVFIRTFRHLYCIGK, encoded by the coding sequence ATGTGTCTCGTTTTTTCCGCCGGGCAGCTTCGCGCGGAAGACTGGCCCGCTTTTAGAGGACCTCTGGGAAATGGCATCTCCCAGGAAACCGATGTACCGCTCAAATGGAGCGCCGAAGAAAATATCCTCTGGAAAGCACCGCTGCCTGCTCCTGGTAACAGCAGTCCCATCGTTTCAAATGGCAAAGTTTTTATCACCTGTGCTGAAAACGAAGGTCGCAAACGCAGTCTGTACTGTTTTGACAGAACCAGTGGAAAGCAGCTCTGGGTTCGTTCTGTAGAACCTGACAAAGTCATGCCGACGCATAAGACCAATAACTATTGTGGCTCGACCCCCGCCGCTGATGGTAAGCGGGTTGTAGTCTGGCATTCTTCAGCCGGTTTATACTGTTATGACTTTGCAGGCAAAGAACTCTGGCATCGCAGCCTGGGGGAATTTGAACACATCTGGGGCTACGGTGCTTCGCCTGTACTGCACGCAGGCAAGATCATTCTGCATTGTGGACCAGGCAAGCGGGTTTTCATGACTGCCCTCGACCTGGAAAGTGGAAAAACGCTCTGGGAAACCAATGAACCGGTTGCCGGCGACGGTCAATATAATGACCAGAGGAAGTACATGGGTTCCTGGAGTACTCCGGTCATCGCGAATGTGAACGGTCAGACGCTTATCATCTGCAGCATGGCGCTGCGAGTGAATGCCTATGAGCCCACATCCGGTAAAATCATCTGGAGTTGTGAAGGTCTACATGGAAAGAAAGGGGATCTCGCCTATACCTCCCCAGTGTTGGCAAACAAGATTTGTGTGGCCATGGGTGGCTTTAATGGTCCCGCGATCGGCTTCAGGATGCAGGGCAGCGGCAATATTACAGACGCGCAACGATTGTGGCTGAAAGAACCGAATCCGCAGCGGATCTCTACCGGCATCTTTACGAACGGCCATCTGTTCATGGCTAACGCCGGGCCGAATCTGTTTCAATGTCTGAATCCTGCCACAGGGGAAATCGTCTGGCAGGAGCGCTCCGGAGGAGCCGCCTGCTGGGGTTCCATGGTCTTAGCCGACAAACATCTGTATGTCACCGATCAGAATGGAACGACGCACGTCTTCCAACCGAGCACTGCCGGGCTGGAAAAAGTTGCAGAGAACCCGCTGAAGGAACGCAGCAATTCCACACCTGCTGTTTCTGACGGACAGGTCTTTATCAGAACATTTCGGCACCTCTACTGCATCGGAAAGTAG
- the murB gene encoding UDP-N-acetylmuramate dehydrogenase: MSSIEDFKEILKPSEPLAKYSYFKIGGPAQFFLEPRNADELQAVIKCCVENEIPVRVFGGASNILIKDSGVQGAVIRIHADEFSKISIEGTTVTAGAGALLSNLVSETVKAGLAGLESLVGIPGTVGGALHGNAGGHNGDTGQFATSVTVLTARGEKFVRTADELSFSYRESSINELAIIEAVFELTADDSEEVTNRMKKNWIMKKANQPLTHQSAGCIFKNPRGMHAGALIEQAGLKGTRIGGAEISDRHANFIINDENATTENVLDLINLAQNTVSEKFGVDLELEIELW; this comes from the coding sequence ATGAGTTCAATCGAAGACTTCAAAGAGATTCTCAAACCATCTGAACCACTGGCCAAATATTCCTATTTCAAAATAGGGGGGCCAGCACAGTTCTTTCTGGAACCACGGAACGCAGACGAACTGCAGGCTGTGATCAAATGCTGTGTTGAGAATGAAATTCCGGTACGCGTCTTTGGCGGTGCCTCTAATATTCTGATTAAAGATTCCGGTGTGCAGGGGGCCGTCATTCGCATCCATGCCGACGAGTTTTCTAAAATCAGCATCGAGGGGACAACGGTCACTGCCGGCGCGGGGGCTTTACTCTCCAACCTGGTCTCAGAAACGGTCAAAGCGGGTCTGGCGGGCCTGGAGTCCCTGGTCGGAATTCCGGGAACTGTTGGCGGCGCATTACATGGCAATGCCGGCGGCCATAATGGCGATACCGGCCAGTTCGCGACTTCCGTCACTGTTCTGACCGCGCGGGGAGAAAAGTTTGTGCGAACTGCGGACGAACTGAGCTTCAGCTACCGTGAGAGCAGTATCAATGAACTGGCGATTATCGAAGCAGTATTCGAACTGACGGCTGATGATTCGGAAGAAGTCACAAACCGGATGAAAAAGAACTGGATCATGAAAAAGGCGAATCAGCCTTTGACCCACCAGTCAGCCGGTTGCATTTTCAAGAATCCTCGTGGCATGCACGCTGGTGCTTTGATTGAGCAGGCTGGTCTGAAAGGCACTCGTATTGGAGGTGCAGAGATCAGTGATCGACATGCTAATTTCATCATTAACGATGAGAACGCCACGACAGAAAACGTACTCGATCTGATCAATCTGGCACAGAACACGGTTTCTGAAAAATTCGGCGTGGATCTCGAACTGGAAATTGAACTCTGGTAA
- the murC gene encoding UDP-N-acetylmuramate--L-alanine ligase → MILSKENIHQQSQSADGLRLESSALPASAHLVGICGSGMKALAEYLASAGCRVTGSDLSPPLATEPALRAGGYRVHQGHDMRFVPEGTSVLVYSPAIGLANPERRFAQRMGIPQFSYAQMLGHLMRQKQGVCIAGTHGKSTTTALTAFILQNAGVSPSAVIGAELCSQNLNGWAGEGALFVAESCEYQRSFLNLFPFYAAITNIEPDHFDYFKNQDDMTTAYAEFVARIPKGGTLVLPSTCMGLQKLREACKAKISTFSLERGADWWATDIKSTAFGLRFRLFHQGEYFSEISLQKTGKHNVSNAMVAAILCHTAGIDAEQIREGIYEFPGIRRRYERMGSYKGLTLFDDYAHHPTAIQATLKMLRQEYPDRRIWCLYEPHQVSRTQALMDYYAGSFQQADRILIAPVYAAREKLAEEPVETSKELVRRILLHNASVSFSSSLDQMLSTLETEAQSGDIIITMGAGEINRIHHEFNRRLQRDSQTI, encoded by the coding sequence ATGATCCTGTCAAAAGAGAATATTCATCAGCAAAGTCAGTCAGCAGACGGGCTACGTCTGGAATCATCTGCCTTGCCGGCTTCAGCCCATCTGGTTGGCATTTGCGGTTCCGGAATGAAGGCCCTGGCAGAATATCTGGCTAGTGCCGGCTGTCGAGTCACAGGATCTGATTTAAGCCCCCCTCTCGCTACAGAACCTGCTTTGCGTGCAGGAGGATACCGCGTGCACCAGGGGCATGACATGCGGTTTGTACCCGAAGGGACGAGTGTACTTGTCTATAGCCCTGCGATCGGTCTGGCGAATCCGGAGCGTCGATTTGCACAACGAATGGGAATTCCCCAGTTTTCGTATGCTCAGATGCTGGGGCATCTGATGCGTCAGAAGCAGGGAGTCTGTATTGCCGGTACGCATGGGAAAAGCACGACCACAGCTTTGACTGCATTTATCCTGCAGAATGCCGGCGTATCCCCTTCCGCGGTCATTGGAGCCGAACTATGCAGCCAGAATCTGAATGGCTGGGCTGGTGAAGGTGCTTTGTTCGTCGCTGAGAGCTGTGAATATCAGCGTAGTTTTCTGAATTTATTCCCTTTTTACGCAGCGATTACCAATATCGAACCCGACCATTTTGATTATTTTAAAAATCAGGATGATATGACAACCGCTTATGCCGAGTTCGTGGCGCGGATACCTAAGGGAGGGACATTAGTATTACCCTCTACCTGCATGGGCTTACAGAAGCTGCGTGAAGCCTGTAAAGCAAAAATCTCCACGTTTTCGCTGGAACGCGGGGCGGACTGGTGGGCTACCGATATTAAATCGACGGCGTTCGGGTTGCGGTTTCGACTGTTCCATCAGGGAGAGTATTTTTCTGAAATTTCGCTACAGAAAACGGGAAAACATAACGTTTCCAACGCGATGGTCGCTGCCATTCTCTGTCATACCGCCGGGATTGATGCGGAACAGATTCGAGAGGGGATTTACGAATTCCCCGGGATTCGTCGACGTTACGAGCGGATGGGGTCCTATAAGGGGTTAACACTGTTCGATGATTATGCCCATCATCCGACAGCCATTCAGGCGACATTAAAGATGTTAAGGCAGGAATATCCCGATCGCCGGATCTGGTGTCTGTATGAACCGCATCAGGTTTCGCGTACACAGGCGTTGATGGATTATTATGCCGGCAGCTTTCAGCAGGCGGACCGGATTCTGATTGCTCCCGTGTATGCCGCTCGCGAAAAACTCGCTGAAGAACCTGTCGAAACGTCAAAAGAGCTGGTTCGGCGAATTCTTCTGCATAATGCTTCGGTCAGTTTCAGCAGTTCCCTTGACCAGATGCTCTCAACTTTAGAGACTGAGGCTCAATCTGGTGATATTATCATTACTATGGGAGCGGGCGAAATAAATCGGATCCATCATGAGTTCAATCGAAGACTTCAAAGAGATTCTCAAACCATCTGA